The Pongo abelii isolate AG06213 chromosome 23, NHGRI_mPonAbe1-v2.0_pri, whole genome shotgun sequence genome includes a window with the following:
- the SEPTIN5 gene encoding septin-5 isoform X7, which yields MLSGTPESWPKDIDKQYVGFATLPNQVHRKSVKKGFDFTLMVAGESGLGKSTLVHSLFLTDLYKDRKLLSAEERISQTVEILKHTVDIEEKGVKLKLTIVDTPGFGDAVNNTECWKPITDYVDQQFEQYFRDESGLNRKNIQDNRVHCCLYFISPFGHGLRPVDVGFMKALHEKVNIVPLIAKADCLVPSEIRKLKERIREEIDKFGIHVYQFPECDSDEDEDFKQQDRELKESAPFAVIGSNTVVEAKGQRVRGRLYPWGIVEVENQAHCDFVKLRNMLIRTHMHDLKDVTCDVHYENYRAHCIQQMTSKLTQDSRMESPIPILPLPTPDAETEKLIRMKDEELRRMQEMLQRMKQQMQDQ from the exons ATGCTGAGTGGAACTCCAGAGTCCTGGCCCAAG GACATTGACAAGCAGTACGTGGGCTTCGCCACACTGCCCAACCAGGTGCACCGCAAGTCGGTGAAGAAAGGCTTTGACTTCACGCTCATGGTGGCTG GTGAGTCAGGCCTGGGGAAGTCCACACTGGTCCACAGCCTCTTCCTGACAGACTTGTACAAGGACCGGAAGCTGCTCAGTGCTGAGG AGCGCATCAGCCAGACGGTAGAGATTCTAAAACACACGGTGGACATTGAGGAGAAGGGAGTCAAGCTGAAGCTCACCATCGTGGACACGCCGGGATTCGGGGACGCTGTCAACAACACCGAGTG CTGGAAGCCCATCACCGACTATGTGGACCAGCAGTTTGAGCAGTACTTCCGCGACGAGAGCGGCCTCAACCGAAAGAACATCCAAGACAACCGAGTGCACTGCTGCCTGTACTTCATCTCCCCCTTCGGGCATGG GCTGCGGCCAGTGGATGTGGGTTTCATGAAGGCGTTGCATGAGAAGGTCAACATCGTGCCTCTCATCGCCAAAGCTGACTGTCTTGTCCCCAGTGAGATCCGGAAGCTGAAGGAGCGG ATCCGGGAGGAGATTGACAAGTTTGGGATCCATGTATACCAGTTCCCTGAGTGTGACTCGGACGAGGATGAGGACTTCAAGCAGCAGGACCGGGAACTGAAG gaGAGCGCGCCCTTCGCCGTTATAGGCAGCAACACGGTGGTGGAGGCAAAGGGGCAGCGGGTCCGGGGCCGACTGTACCCTTGGGGGATCGTGGAGG TGGAGAACCAGGCGCACTGCGACTTCGTGAAGCTGCGCAACATGCTCATCCGCACGCACATGCACGATCTCAAGGACGTGACGTGCGACGTGCACTACGAGAACTACCGCGCGCACTGCATCCAGCAGATGACCAG CAAACTGACCCAGGACAGCCGCATGGAGAGCCCCATCCCGATCCTGCCGCTGCCCACCCCGGACGCCGAGACTGAGAAGCTTATCAGGATGAAGGATGAGGAA CTGAGGCGCATGCAGGAGATGCTGCAGAGGATGAAGCAGCAGATGCAGGACCAGTGA
- the SEPTIN5 gene encoding septin-5 isoform X4 — MSTGLRYKSKLATPEDKQDIDKQYVGFATLPNQVHRKSVKKGFDFTLMVAGESGLGKSTLVHSLFLTDLYKDRKLLSAEERISQTVEILKHTVDIEEKGVKLKLTIVDTPGFGDAVNNTECWKPITDYVDQQFEQYFRDESGLNRKNIQDNRVHCCLYFISPFGHGLRPVDVGFMKALHEKVNIVPLIAKADCLVPSEIRKLKERIREEIDKFGIHVYQFPECDSDEDEDFKQQDRELKESAPFAVIGSNTVVEAKGQRVRGRLYPWGIVEVENQAHCDFVKLRNMLIRTHMHDLKDVTCDVHYENYRAHCIQQMTSKLTQDSRMESPIPILPLPTPDAETEKLIRMKDEELRRMQEMLQRMKQQMQDQ, encoded by the exons ATGAGCACAGGCCTGCGGTACAAGAGCAAGCTGGCGACCCCAG AGGACAAGCAG GACATTGACAAGCAGTACGTGGGCTTCGCCACACTGCCCAACCAGGTGCACCGCAAGTCGGTGAAGAAAGGCTTTGACTTCACGCTCATGGTGGCTG GTGAGTCAGGCCTGGGGAAGTCCACACTGGTCCACAGCCTCTTCCTGACAGACTTGTACAAGGACCGGAAGCTGCTCAGTGCTGAGG AGCGCATCAGCCAGACGGTAGAGATTCTAAAACACACGGTGGACATTGAGGAGAAGGGAGTCAAGCTGAAGCTCACCATCGTGGACACGCCGGGATTCGGGGACGCTGTCAACAACACCGAGTG CTGGAAGCCCATCACCGACTATGTGGACCAGCAGTTTGAGCAGTACTTCCGCGACGAGAGCGGCCTCAACCGAAAGAACATCCAAGACAACCGAGTGCACTGCTGCCTGTACTTCATCTCCCCCTTCGGGCATGG GCTGCGGCCAGTGGATGTGGGTTTCATGAAGGCGTTGCATGAGAAGGTCAACATCGTGCCTCTCATCGCCAAAGCTGACTGTCTTGTCCCCAGTGAGATCCGGAAGCTGAAGGAGCGG ATCCGGGAGGAGATTGACAAGTTTGGGATCCATGTATACCAGTTCCCTGAGTGTGACTCGGACGAGGATGAGGACTTCAAGCAGCAGGACCGGGAACTGAAG gaGAGCGCGCCCTTCGCCGTTATAGGCAGCAACACGGTGGTGGAGGCAAAGGGGCAGCGGGTCCGGGGCCGACTGTACCCTTGGGGGATCGTGGAGG TGGAGAACCAGGCGCACTGCGACTTCGTGAAGCTGCGCAACATGCTCATCCGCACGCACATGCACGATCTCAAGGACGTGACGTGCGACGTGCACTACGAGAACTACCGCGCGCACTGCATCCAGCAGATGACCAG CAAACTGACCCAGGACAGCCGCATGGAGAGCCCCATCCCGATCCTGCCGCTGCCCACCCCGGACGCCGAGACTGAGAAGCTTATCAGGATGAAGGATGAGGAA CTGAGGCGCATGCAGGAGATGCTGCAGAGGATGAAGCAGCAGATGCAGGACCAGTGA
- the SEPTIN5 gene encoding septin-5 isoform X8, with protein sequence MVAGESGLGKSTLVHSLFLTDLYKDRKLLSAEERISQTVEILKHTVDIEEKGVKLKLTIVDTPGFGDAVNNTECWKPITDYVDQQFEQYFRDESGLNRKNIQDNRVHCCLYFISPFGHGLRPVDVGFMKALHEKVNIVPLIAKADCLVPSEIRKLKERIREEIDKFGIHVYQFPECDSDEDEDFKQQDRELKESAPFAVIGSNTVVEAKGQRVRGRLYPWGIVEVENQAHCDFVKLRNMLIRTHMHDLKDVTCDVHYENYRAHCIQQMTSKLTQDSRMESPIPILPLPTPDAETEKLIRMKDEELRRMQEMLQRMKQQMQDQ encoded by the exons ATGGTGGCTG GTGAGTCAGGCCTGGGGAAGTCCACACTGGTCCACAGCCTCTTCCTGACAGACTTGTACAAGGACCGGAAGCTGCTCAGTGCTGAGG AGCGCATCAGCCAGACGGTAGAGATTCTAAAACACACGGTGGACATTGAGGAGAAGGGAGTCAAGCTGAAGCTCACCATCGTGGACACGCCGGGATTCGGGGACGCTGTCAACAACACCGAGTG CTGGAAGCCCATCACCGACTATGTGGACCAGCAGTTTGAGCAGTACTTCCGCGACGAGAGCGGCCTCAACCGAAAGAACATCCAAGACAACCGAGTGCACTGCTGCCTGTACTTCATCTCCCCCTTCGGGCATGG GCTGCGGCCAGTGGATGTGGGTTTCATGAAGGCGTTGCATGAGAAGGTCAACATCGTGCCTCTCATCGCCAAAGCTGACTGTCTTGTCCCCAGTGAGATCCGGAAGCTGAAGGAGCGG ATCCGGGAGGAGATTGACAAGTTTGGGATCCATGTATACCAGTTCCCTGAGTGTGACTCGGACGAGGATGAGGACTTCAAGCAGCAGGACCGGGAACTGAAG gaGAGCGCGCCCTTCGCCGTTATAGGCAGCAACACGGTGGTGGAGGCAAAGGGGCAGCGGGTCCGGGGCCGACTGTACCCTTGGGGGATCGTGGAGG TGGAGAACCAGGCGCACTGCGACTTCGTGAAGCTGCGCAACATGCTCATCCGCACGCACATGCACGATCTCAAGGACGTGACGTGCGACGTGCACTACGAGAACTACCGCGCGCACTGCATCCAGCAGATGACCAG CAAACTGACCCAGGACAGCCGCATGGAGAGCCCCATCCCGATCCTGCCGCTGCCCACCCCGGACGCCGAGACTGAGAAGCTTATCAGGATGAAGGATGAGGAA CTGAGGCGCATGCAGGAGATGCTGCAGAGGATGAAGCAGCAGATGCAGGACCAGTGA
- the SEPTIN5 gene encoding septin-5 isoform X6: MPHPGNRTLCCLLILHLDIDKQYVGFATLPNQVHRKSVKKGFDFTLMVAGESGLGKSTLVHSLFLTDLYKDRKLLSAEERISQTVEILKHTVDIEEKGVKLKLTIVDTPGFGDAVNNTECWKPITDYVDQQFEQYFRDESGLNRKNIQDNRVHCCLYFISPFGHGLRPVDVGFMKALHEKVNIVPLIAKADCLVPSEIRKLKERIREEIDKFGIHVYQFPECDSDEDEDFKQQDRELKESAPFAVIGSNTVVEAKGQRVRGRLYPWGIVEVENQAHCDFVKLRNMLIRTHMHDLKDVTCDVHYENYRAHCIQQMTSKLTQDSRMESPIPILPLPTPDAETEKLIRMKDEELRRMQEMLQRMKQQMQDQ, encoded by the exons ATGCCCCACCCTGGGAACCGTACCCTCTGCTGTCTTCTCATACTGCATTTG GACATTGACAAGCAGTACGTGGGCTTCGCCACACTGCCCAACCAGGTGCACCGCAAGTCGGTGAAGAAAGGCTTTGACTTCACGCTCATGGTGGCTG GTGAGTCAGGCCTGGGGAAGTCCACACTGGTCCACAGCCTCTTCCTGACAGACTTGTACAAGGACCGGAAGCTGCTCAGTGCTGAGG AGCGCATCAGCCAGACGGTAGAGATTCTAAAACACACGGTGGACATTGAGGAGAAGGGAGTCAAGCTGAAGCTCACCATCGTGGACACGCCGGGATTCGGGGACGCTGTCAACAACACCGAGTG CTGGAAGCCCATCACCGACTATGTGGACCAGCAGTTTGAGCAGTACTTCCGCGACGAGAGCGGCCTCAACCGAAAGAACATCCAAGACAACCGAGTGCACTGCTGCCTGTACTTCATCTCCCCCTTCGGGCATGG GCTGCGGCCAGTGGATGTGGGTTTCATGAAGGCGTTGCATGAGAAGGTCAACATCGTGCCTCTCATCGCCAAAGCTGACTGTCTTGTCCCCAGTGAGATCCGGAAGCTGAAGGAGCGG ATCCGGGAGGAGATTGACAAGTTTGGGATCCATGTATACCAGTTCCCTGAGTGTGACTCGGACGAGGATGAGGACTTCAAGCAGCAGGACCGGGAACTGAAG gaGAGCGCGCCCTTCGCCGTTATAGGCAGCAACACGGTGGTGGAGGCAAAGGGGCAGCGGGTCCGGGGCCGACTGTACCCTTGGGGGATCGTGGAGG TGGAGAACCAGGCGCACTGCGACTTCGTGAAGCTGCGCAACATGCTCATCCGCACGCACATGCACGATCTCAAGGACGTGACGTGCGACGTGCACTACGAGAACTACCGCGCGCACTGCATCCAGCAGATGACCAG CAAACTGACCCAGGACAGCCGCATGGAGAGCCCCATCCCGATCCTGCCGCTGCCCACCCCGGACGCCGAGACTGAGAAGCTTATCAGGATGAAGGATGAGGAA CTGAGGCGCATGCAGGAGATGCTGCAGAGGATGAAGCAGCAGATGCAGGACCAGTGA
- the SEPTIN5 gene encoding septin-5 isoform X1, whose amino-acid sequence MHTHAHTCTYAHTQALHTPAQTRTHKHAHTQTRTHARGRSAPSRAGEGCRARRVCGHLGRRDAAGRFSGKSARRRRALNWAGTRAVARGSRERPPAPSGGRKPRSTSWGRDARRLPTPGPPQPACRTQSSPPAVLEPGLRPRGPGRAPGPRDPWPVLASAQPCLPQPLSGGSARGPISRRPFPGDGGRGRLCRPPPRAPRAPATPRLWLGCGSGACPGCDAATARGQFAQSGGWLGRPRGSTIPQDIDKQYVGFATLPNQVHRKSVKKGFDFTLMVAGESGLGKSTLVHSLFLTDLYKDRKLLSAEERISQTVEILKHTVDIEEKGVKLKLTIVDTPGFGDAVNNTECWKPITDYVDQQFEQYFRDESGLNRKNIQDNRVHCCLYFISPFGHGLRPVDVGFMKALHEKVNIVPLIAKADCLVPSEIRKLKERIREEIDKFGIHVYQFPECDSDEDEDFKQQDRELKESAPFAVIGSNTVVEAKGQRVRGRLYPWGIVEVENQAHCDFVKLRNMLIRTHMHDLKDVTCDVHYENYRAHCIQQMTSKLTQDSRMESPIPILPLPTPDAETEKLIRMKDEELRRMQEMLQRMKQQMQDQ is encoded by the exons atgcacacacatgcacacacatgcacgtacgCACACACGCAGGCATTACACACACCCGCACAGACGCGCACACACAAACACgcgcacacacaaacacgcacgcacgcacgggGGAGGTCAGCCCcaagcagggctggggaggggtgcAGGGCGCGGCGTGTCTGTGGGCACTTGGGGCGTCGTGACGCCGCCGGGAGGTTTTCGGGCAAGTCTGCGAGAAGACGGCGGGCCCTGAACTGGGCGGGTACCCGCGCGGTTGCGCGTGGGTCCCGGGAGCGGCCTCCAGCGCCCTCTGGCGGGCGGAAGCCGCGCAGCACCTCTTGGGGGCGGGACGCGCGGCGGCTACCGACTCCCGGCCCGCCCCAGCCCGCGTGCAGGACCCAGTCGTCCCCTCCTGCTGTCCTGGAGCCCGGACTGAGGCCCCGGGGGCCCGGCAGGGCTCCCGGTCCACGCGATCCATGGCCTGTCCTCGCCTCGGCTCAGCCCTGCCTTCCGCAGCCGCTTTCGGGTGGCTCCGCCCGCGGCCCAATTTCCAGGCGACCGTTTCCAGGCGACGGCGGGCGGGGCCGTCTCTGCCGCCCCCCGCCGCGCGCTCCGCGGGCGCCTGCGACGCCCCGCCTCTGGCTCGGGTGCGGGAGCGGGGCCTGCCCGGGCTGCGACGCCGCCACAGCTCGGGGCCAGTTCGCCCAGTCAGGGGGATGGCTCGGGCGGCCTCGGGGGTCGACGATCCCCCAG GACATTGACAAGCAGTACGTGGGCTTCGCCACACTGCCCAACCAGGTGCACCGCAAGTCGGTGAAGAAAGGCTTTGACTTCACGCTCATGGTGGCTG GTGAGTCAGGCCTGGGGAAGTCCACACTGGTCCACAGCCTCTTCCTGACAGACTTGTACAAGGACCGGAAGCTGCTCAGTGCTGAGG AGCGCATCAGCCAGACGGTAGAGATTCTAAAACACACGGTGGACATTGAGGAGAAGGGAGTCAAGCTGAAGCTCACCATCGTGGACACGCCGGGATTCGGGGACGCTGTCAACAACACCGAGTG CTGGAAGCCCATCACCGACTATGTGGACCAGCAGTTTGAGCAGTACTTCCGCGACGAGAGCGGCCTCAACCGAAAGAACATCCAAGACAACCGAGTGCACTGCTGCCTGTACTTCATCTCCCCCTTCGGGCATGG GCTGCGGCCAGTGGATGTGGGTTTCATGAAGGCGTTGCATGAGAAGGTCAACATCGTGCCTCTCATCGCCAAAGCTGACTGTCTTGTCCCCAGTGAGATCCGGAAGCTGAAGGAGCGG ATCCGGGAGGAGATTGACAAGTTTGGGATCCATGTATACCAGTTCCCTGAGTGTGACTCGGACGAGGATGAGGACTTCAAGCAGCAGGACCGGGAACTGAAG gaGAGCGCGCCCTTCGCCGTTATAGGCAGCAACACGGTGGTGGAGGCAAAGGGGCAGCGGGTCCGGGGCCGACTGTACCCTTGGGGGATCGTGGAGG TGGAGAACCAGGCGCACTGCGACTTCGTGAAGCTGCGCAACATGCTCATCCGCACGCACATGCACGATCTCAAGGACGTGACGTGCGACGTGCACTACGAGAACTACCGCGCGCACTGCATCCAGCAGATGACCAG CAAACTGACCCAGGACAGCCGCATGGAGAGCCCCATCCCGATCCTGCCGCTGCCCACCCCGGACGCCGAGACTGAGAAGCTTATCAGGATGAAGGATGAGGAA CTGAGGCGCATGCAGGAGATGCTGCAGAGGATGAAGCAGCAGATGCAGGACCAGTGA
- the SEPTIN5 gene encoding septin-5 isoform X5 encodes MDAEWNSRVLAQGAAGRDIDKQYVGFATLPNQVHRKSVKKGFDFTLMVAGESGLGKSTLVHSLFLTDLYKDRKLLSAEERISQTVEILKHTVDIEEKGVKLKLTIVDTPGFGDAVNNTECWKPITDYVDQQFEQYFRDESGLNRKNIQDNRVHCCLYFISPFGHGLRPVDVGFMKALHEKVNIVPLIAKADCLVPSEIRKLKERIREEIDKFGIHVYQFPECDSDEDEDFKQQDRELKESAPFAVIGSNTVVEAKGQRVRGRLYPWGIVEVENQAHCDFVKLRNMLIRTHMHDLKDVTCDVHYENYRAHCIQQMTSKLTQDSRMESPIPILPLPTPDAETEKLIRMKDEELRRMQEMLQRMKQQMQDQ; translated from the exons ATGGATGCTGAGTGGAACTCCAGAGTCCTGGCCCAAGGTGCAGCAGGCAGG GACATTGACAAGCAGTACGTGGGCTTCGCCACACTGCCCAACCAGGTGCACCGCAAGTCGGTGAAGAAAGGCTTTGACTTCACGCTCATGGTGGCTG GTGAGTCAGGCCTGGGGAAGTCCACACTGGTCCACAGCCTCTTCCTGACAGACTTGTACAAGGACCGGAAGCTGCTCAGTGCTGAGG AGCGCATCAGCCAGACGGTAGAGATTCTAAAACACACGGTGGACATTGAGGAGAAGGGAGTCAAGCTGAAGCTCACCATCGTGGACACGCCGGGATTCGGGGACGCTGTCAACAACACCGAGTG CTGGAAGCCCATCACCGACTATGTGGACCAGCAGTTTGAGCAGTACTTCCGCGACGAGAGCGGCCTCAACCGAAAGAACATCCAAGACAACCGAGTGCACTGCTGCCTGTACTTCATCTCCCCCTTCGGGCATGG GCTGCGGCCAGTGGATGTGGGTTTCATGAAGGCGTTGCATGAGAAGGTCAACATCGTGCCTCTCATCGCCAAAGCTGACTGTCTTGTCCCCAGTGAGATCCGGAAGCTGAAGGAGCGG ATCCGGGAGGAGATTGACAAGTTTGGGATCCATGTATACCAGTTCCCTGAGTGTGACTCGGACGAGGATGAGGACTTCAAGCAGCAGGACCGGGAACTGAAG gaGAGCGCGCCCTTCGCCGTTATAGGCAGCAACACGGTGGTGGAGGCAAAGGGGCAGCGGGTCCGGGGCCGACTGTACCCTTGGGGGATCGTGGAGG TGGAGAACCAGGCGCACTGCGACTTCGTGAAGCTGCGCAACATGCTCATCCGCACGCACATGCACGATCTCAAGGACGTGACGTGCGACGTGCACTACGAGAACTACCGCGCGCACTGCATCCAGCAGATGACCAG CAAACTGACCCAGGACAGCCGCATGGAGAGCCCCATCCCGATCCTGCCGCTGCCCACCCCGGACGCCGAGACTGAGAAGCTTATCAGGATGAAGGATGAGGAA CTGAGGCGCATGCAGGAGATGCTGCAGAGGATGAAGCAGCAGATGCAGGACCAGTGA
- the SEPTIN5 gene encoding septin-5 isoform X3, giving the protein MDSLAAPQDRLVEQLLSPRTQAQRRLKDIDKQYVGFATLPNQVHRKSVKKGFDFTLMVAGESGLGKSTLVHSLFLTDLYKDRKLLSAEERISQTVEILKHTVDIEEKGVKLKLTIVDTPGFGDAVNNTECWKPITDYVDQQFEQYFRDESGLNRKNIQDNRVHCCLYFISPFGHGLRPVDVGFMKALHEKVNIVPLIAKADCLVPSEIRKLKERIREEIDKFGIHVYQFPECDSDEDEDFKQQDRELKESAPFAVIGSNTVVEAKGQRVRGRLYPWGIVEVENQAHCDFVKLRNMLIRTHMHDLKDVTCDVHYENYRAHCIQQMTSKLTQDSRMESPIPILPLPTPDAETEKLIRMKDEELRRMQEMLQRMKQQMQDQ; this is encoded by the exons ATGGACTCGCTGGCAGCGCCCCAGGACCGCCTGGTGGAGCAGCTGCTGTCGCCGCGGACCCAGGCCCAGAGGCGGCTCAAG GACATTGACAAGCAGTACGTGGGCTTCGCCACACTGCCCAACCAGGTGCACCGCAAGTCGGTGAAGAAAGGCTTTGACTTCACGCTCATGGTGGCTG GTGAGTCAGGCCTGGGGAAGTCCACACTGGTCCACAGCCTCTTCCTGACAGACTTGTACAAGGACCGGAAGCTGCTCAGTGCTGAGG AGCGCATCAGCCAGACGGTAGAGATTCTAAAACACACGGTGGACATTGAGGAGAAGGGAGTCAAGCTGAAGCTCACCATCGTGGACACGCCGGGATTCGGGGACGCTGTCAACAACACCGAGTG CTGGAAGCCCATCACCGACTATGTGGACCAGCAGTTTGAGCAGTACTTCCGCGACGAGAGCGGCCTCAACCGAAAGAACATCCAAGACAACCGAGTGCACTGCTGCCTGTACTTCATCTCCCCCTTCGGGCATGG GCTGCGGCCAGTGGATGTGGGTTTCATGAAGGCGTTGCATGAGAAGGTCAACATCGTGCCTCTCATCGCCAAAGCTGACTGTCTTGTCCCCAGTGAGATCCGGAAGCTGAAGGAGCGG ATCCGGGAGGAGATTGACAAGTTTGGGATCCATGTATACCAGTTCCCTGAGTGTGACTCGGACGAGGATGAGGACTTCAAGCAGCAGGACCGGGAACTGAAG gaGAGCGCGCCCTTCGCCGTTATAGGCAGCAACACGGTGGTGGAGGCAAAGGGGCAGCGGGTCCGGGGCCGACTGTACCCTTGGGGGATCGTGGAGG TGGAGAACCAGGCGCACTGCGACTTCGTGAAGCTGCGCAACATGCTCATCCGCACGCACATGCACGATCTCAAGGACGTGACGTGCGACGTGCACTACGAGAACTACCGCGCGCACTGCATCCAGCAGATGACCAG CAAACTGACCCAGGACAGCCGCATGGAGAGCCCCATCCCGATCCTGCCGCTGCCCACCCCGGACGCCGAGACTGAGAAGCTTATCAGGATGAAGGATGAGGAA CTGAGGCGCATGCAGGAGATGCTGCAGAGGATGAAGCAGCAGATGCAGGACCAGTGA
- the SEPTIN5 gene encoding septin-5 isoform X2 encodes MGGEQRRVPWCGAQEERGRTTAQKLWPAACQDIDKQYVGFATLPNQVHRKSVKKGFDFTLMVAGESGLGKSTLVHSLFLTDLYKDRKLLSAEERISQTVEILKHTVDIEEKGVKLKLTIVDTPGFGDAVNNTECWKPITDYVDQQFEQYFRDESGLNRKNIQDNRVHCCLYFISPFGHGLRPVDVGFMKALHEKVNIVPLIAKADCLVPSEIRKLKERIREEIDKFGIHVYQFPECDSDEDEDFKQQDRELKESAPFAVIGSNTVVEAKGQRVRGRLYPWGIVEVENQAHCDFVKLRNMLIRTHMHDLKDVTCDVHYENYRAHCIQQMTSKLTQDSRMESPIPILPLPTPDAETEKLIRMKDEELRRMQEMLQRMKQQMQDQ; translated from the exons ATGGGTGGGGAGCAGAGGCGGGTTCCCTGGTGTGGAG ccCAGGAAGAGAGAGGCCGGACCACTGCCCAAAAACTGTGGCCTGCAGCCTGCCAG GACATTGACAAGCAGTACGTGGGCTTCGCCACACTGCCCAACCAGGTGCACCGCAAGTCGGTGAAGAAAGGCTTTGACTTCACGCTCATGGTGGCTG GTGAGTCAGGCCTGGGGAAGTCCACACTGGTCCACAGCCTCTTCCTGACAGACTTGTACAAGGACCGGAAGCTGCTCAGTGCTGAGG AGCGCATCAGCCAGACGGTAGAGATTCTAAAACACACGGTGGACATTGAGGAGAAGGGAGTCAAGCTGAAGCTCACCATCGTGGACACGCCGGGATTCGGGGACGCTGTCAACAACACCGAGTG CTGGAAGCCCATCACCGACTATGTGGACCAGCAGTTTGAGCAGTACTTCCGCGACGAGAGCGGCCTCAACCGAAAGAACATCCAAGACAACCGAGTGCACTGCTGCCTGTACTTCATCTCCCCCTTCGGGCATGG GCTGCGGCCAGTGGATGTGGGTTTCATGAAGGCGTTGCATGAGAAGGTCAACATCGTGCCTCTCATCGCCAAAGCTGACTGTCTTGTCCCCAGTGAGATCCGGAAGCTGAAGGAGCGG ATCCGGGAGGAGATTGACAAGTTTGGGATCCATGTATACCAGTTCCCTGAGTGTGACTCGGACGAGGATGAGGACTTCAAGCAGCAGGACCGGGAACTGAAG gaGAGCGCGCCCTTCGCCGTTATAGGCAGCAACACGGTGGTGGAGGCAAAGGGGCAGCGGGTCCGGGGCCGACTGTACCCTTGGGGGATCGTGGAGG TGGAGAACCAGGCGCACTGCGACTTCGTGAAGCTGCGCAACATGCTCATCCGCACGCACATGCACGATCTCAAGGACGTGACGTGCGACGTGCACTACGAGAACTACCGCGCGCACTGCATCCAGCAGATGACCAG CAAACTGACCCAGGACAGCCGCATGGAGAGCCCCATCCCGATCCTGCCGCTGCCCACCCCGGACGCCGAGACTGAGAAGCTTATCAGGATGAAGGATGAGGAA CTGAGGCGCATGCAGGAGATGCTGCAGAGGATGAAGCAGCAGATGCAGGACCAGTGA
- the SEPTIN5 gene encoding septin-5 isoform X9, translated as MDSLAAPQDRLVEQLLSPRTQAQRRLKDIDKQYVGFATLPNQVHRKSVKKGFDFTLMVAGESGLGKSTLVHSLFLTDLYKDRKLLSAEERISQTVEILKHTVDIEEKGVKLKLTIVDTPGFGDAVNNTECWKPITDYVDQQFEQYFRDESGLNRKNIQDNRVHCCLYFISPFGHGLRPVDVGFMKALHEKVNIVPLIAKADCLVPSEIRKLKERIREEIDKFGIHVYQFPECDSDEDEDFKQQDRELKESAPFAVIGSNTVVEAKGQRVRGRLYPWGIVEGALRLREAAQHAHPHAHARSQGRDVRRALRELPRALHPADDQQTDPGQPHGEPHPDPAAAHPGRRD; from the exons ATGGACTCGCTGGCAGCGCCCCAGGACCGCCTGGTGGAGCAGCTGCTGTCGCCGCGGACCCAGGCCCAGAGGCGGCTCAAG GACATTGACAAGCAGTACGTGGGCTTCGCCACACTGCCCAACCAGGTGCACCGCAAGTCGGTGAAGAAAGGCTTTGACTTCACGCTCATGGTGGCTG GTGAGTCAGGCCTGGGGAAGTCCACACTGGTCCACAGCCTCTTCCTGACAGACTTGTACAAGGACCGGAAGCTGCTCAGTGCTGAGG AGCGCATCAGCCAGACGGTAGAGATTCTAAAACACACGGTGGACATTGAGGAGAAGGGAGTCAAGCTGAAGCTCACCATCGTGGACACGCCGGGATTCGGGGACGCTGTCAACAACACCGAGTG CTGGAAGCCCATCACCGACTATGTGGACCAGCAGTTTGAGCAGTACTTCCGCGACGAGAGCGGCCTCAACCGAAAGAACATCCAAGACAACCGAGTGCACTGCTGCCTGTACTTCATCTCCCCCTTCGGGCATGG GCTGCGGCCAGTGGATGTGGGTTTCATGAAGGCGTTGCATGAGAAGGTCAACATCGTGCCTCTCATCGCCAAAGCTGACTGTCTTGTCCCCAGTGAGATCCGGAAGCTGAAGGAGCGG ATCCGGGAGGAGATTGACAAGTTTGGGATCCATGTATACCAGTTCCCTGAGTGTGACTCGGACGAGGATGAGGACTTCAAGCAGCAGGACCGGGAACTGAAG gaGAGCGCGCCCTTCGCCGTTATAGGCAGCAACACGGTGGTGGAGGCAAAGGGGCAGCGGGTCCGGGGCCGACTGTACCCTTGGGGGATCGTGGAGG GCGCACTGCGACTTCGTGAAGCTGCGCAACATGCTCATCCGCACGCACATGCACGATCTCAAGGACGTGACGTGCGACGTGCACTACGAGAACTACCGCGCGCACTGCATCCAGCAGATGACCAG CAAACTGACCCAGGACAGCCGCATGGAGAGCCCCATCCCGATCCTGCCGCTGCCCACCCCGGACGCCGAGACTGA